Part of the Fusarium musae strain F31 chromosome 3, whole genome shotgun sequence genome, GTATAGAGACGATGTGTTAGAGAAAAGAGGGCCAACGTAGTAGAAAGTAGATGTCCAACCCATCAAAATCTGCGTTTCTCTAACTCCCAACTCCATTTTGGATCGCGATACGATGCTTTCTTGTACTTCTCCGATGGACAAGTTGGACAAAATAGGTTATGAACGGATTTGTTCGCGCCTGACATCCTGCCGCAGGAGCCAAAAGTATCTTGGGCACGGTGACATATGACCTGTTCCATGCGTGAGTCGTAGAGCTGTTTGCACCATGTACAGGTGAAATGTGTCATTGTATTTACACACATGGTTGCTAGTTGAGGTTGTGAGGGGTGGAAAATTGGTGTATGAGTCTGGTGAATACTTGAGGAACAAGTTTGAGCCGTGAATATTGGGAGTGCAGTCATATTTATAAAGTGATATTGTGAGTTAATTGTTAGACTCCCTTGTGATTTCTATGTGAATTTATCTGAGAGTTAATGTCCTTATTTTCAGTCATGAGCCCCTGTTGGTGAAGTTTGTATGCTGTTGGAACTCAAAACGATCGTTCACACGCCATTTGGCTTTATATCGGTCTGTCTTAATGAACTTACCACCAAGTACTAGTAGATCCAAATACTGAATAATCATATGCAAATGATAGACTGCCGTCATTTGAATAGTAACTTCCGTCAAGTAAAACAGTCCGCcaaagaaaaggaggagTGTTTGCCGAGTAAAAGTTAAGCTTCCCTATAGGAAGTCAATTCTCATAACAAAATCTCTTAGCCACTTGTTACACTTAGGTTAATGGCCTCATTAGTGACTcatatataagctttttccTTCACCAGAGAACCACTTACAAGATGCATCTATGTGAAGATTCATAGAGGCATAGTGGAAGTAAGAGGCCGCTCTTGAGCCTGAGTTCAAGAGAGCAGCTAATAGGATGCAGGAGATTTGAAATTTAGTTGCCTATCTTGGGCTGAATTTATTGCTAAACGGTTCGTAAACTTTTGTCCATTCAAGATTCTTGTGATGTACTGCTGTTTCATCTTACACCTCTTGGACATATGTCAAGCCCGTTATTATAGTAGATATAGGCCATTAGTAATGGATCATCGCACATATCGGCCTTCATATGTTGGGCAATTGAATTTCTAAAGCTCCAATATTTAAGTGCTGTCATAAAGCctcctcagggagcaagaagacaCCAGACGTTAGTAAAGGAGCCGAGGCCAACTCTGCTGCCGCAGGAGGAAGGGGAATGAGAGACGGGCTGCGGTCGGCCATCAGGCCCAGTGATGGTGAGAGTCGAACCAGGAGCAGCAGCCATTTCGTTCTCGGGGTTTATTTGAGAgataaagaaagagagaggcAGAAATTTGAAGAActaaaagaaggaaaaacgACACGATGCTTGAACACGTGATATTGAATATGTCTGAGCCCGGGGAGGCTTTCTCGTGGTAAAACTGGAAGACAGTGACAGGAACTCCGTAGATAGAACGTCCCTGATTCACTGCCCCTCTAAGCGCGACAAGCTTTTCATTTGGCGTCACTGGCCAGTTTTCCTTACAACCTCATGTTTAGACTCCTCTCAGATCTAGCTTTAACGCCAGGGCCATCTTCTTTTGTCTACTGTCGTATTCAGTTCTCTGACTTATTCaaacttttcctttttaacGAAACATATCCCAACGAGGAGATGGACTCTGACCCCAACAGTTTGGCCACTGTCCGACCGAAAATCACTGCCGCCAGTAAGTCTAGCGCGTTGGATGAGGTATTGATAGCTAAGTTATATACAGATATACAAGCCATGTCGATCAGAGAAATCCTGGTCAACATCCGTCGTACTATCAAGCCGAATAGGAGGAGACGCAGAAGGAGGAGGTAACTTATAGTAGCCTCCTGGACTCTACGTCCAAAatcaagaccatcaatgGCCGTACTTGCAAACCATTGAAGGTATTATAAGTCCTATACCTACTTATGtattatctaaaagccttataCTAATTAGTTACTAGAATGCCATTGCCGAATCAGAGAGGAGGtgaacgaagaagaagaagcctcgGAGCCACCTACCAAGAGGCGCCGTGTGAGAAAATAGATGGCTGGCACAACGAAATGAGCCAGCGAAGATAATGCATCCTCAGCTGCAGCCAGTTGGCCCCCCCCCGCATCCTGAATCACAACATTTGGTAGATTTTCTTTCTCAGGTTTTGCAACAGAATGCGTTGGAGCATTCAAAAGTAATTTGTGTATAGAAGTCAAAGCAATGTCTATCAAAGAAATTCTAGCGAATATTTGCTGAAAGGTTGAAGCCACCTGTGAGCTGAAGAtccaggagaaggaggacgTTACCTGCAGCGGCCTCCCCGACTCTCTCGTCGCTTGGAAGACGCGAAGAGTCCGAATGCTAAATTCCCTTCTTAGGATGATGGCTTGAGGAATTGAGATCAattttgatgagttgagaCTAATTCATATGAGTTTAGACCAACTTATCTCAAATAGAACAcatcaggctcaggcttcGCAGCAAAGAAAGCCGAGTAATTGATCTTCCCAACGCCAACTCTCTCCGATATCCCATCCCTCGTTTCTCTGAGCAAGAGCACATTACAAACATCCAGCACACTGGTGGTTCCAAACCGACCCATATCCCATCGCGGATCACCAGTCTCATTAATCTTCTCAGTACTTGGCTTCACGCTCTCATCAGGTGTATCAGGCAAGCGTCTTCTTTGCAGCCACTCTTCTTGGAGAATTTCATACTGCATTCTCATCGGATCACCATCCCAGTACATCTCCCACCCGATGGGTGGAGGTGCAACGTATGAGAGACTGTCGCGAGATATGGCCACGAGGATGTACTTTACTGGAGAATCCTGGACTTCTTCAGCCGTCGAAGGGATGTTGAGCTGTTCAAGCGAAACGTTGAGACTCAAGCTCCCAGCGCGATAGCCTTGATGGTAGAGGATACGCTGCCACGGTCGACGGTTACTGGCTGACCTGTCTTCATCGTTGACTCCTATCTGGATGAAGTTGTCCTGTATAGGTGACGACAAATACGACTCAGAGGGCTTCTCGCATAGTCGAACCGACACCGCTTTGGCACGAAAGTACAAGGTATCTTCGAAGGGCAACTCCACGATAGGCTCGTCAGGAAGATTAATCGGAAACTCAAATTTCATGCCCGGATACGCCTCATGCATAAAGAGATGTTCATTTCGGTCCTCATTGTGCTCAACCGCCCATCCATGCTCGTAGCAGTCAATATGCAAAAGCGACCAAAGATCAGTCTTGTGCAGCAATAGACGCGAATTCTCAGCTTGACGTCTCTTCTCGTCAATTTCCTCTTGCGTTCTCTCCACTTGCACAAACGTCTCCATGAATTCGTCGACAGTAGCTGATTTAAGCCACATTATCATGCTGACCGGGGCATAGCACACAGCGTTATGGAAACCTCTGCCACGGTATGTAACGTGCCCTTGCCAAGCTGCCCATGTCCAACTGGGAAACAAAATCTTTCCATCTGGTGATCGTCTTCGAGAAAGGGGTTCTCTGGGATACCATAAGAGAGATCTTGTGAGAGCAAATTCCGGCATGGCGTGCCAGAACTTGGTATTTGTGCCGCAGCGGATAAGGTCTGCAATACCGATAAAGGCATTCACGGCGTCGGATTGCCACGTCATGTTTCTCTTTGTATAAGCATCGACAGCGTGAGCGTACGCTTCCCAGAGTGTATACCCCTTGATAAGAGGTGCGTCGATTGTATCTGAGCTCGGGATAGCCTTTGATTTGTATAACGGAGCACCATCCTCTGAAGCTTCGCTGGTAGTTGGATCTTCGCCGATAAAAATCGTCATGTCATCTTCTGTTGCGAAAGCTTTGTTGATATACGCGGCCTGGGTTGGGTCTGACCATATACGCATCCATAGGTTGTGGACTCGAGATGTCAGTTGGAGATGGTCATTGAAAGGCGTGATCGTGTATGAAATTGGGTCAGAGACAGGAACAGTGTCTTCGAAGCAGGCTCCATGGGGACAAACAAAGCACATCTGAGCGTCGGTAAAGTAAACTGATCGTCTTGAGAGGACTCGTTCTTGGAAGGTCCACGCTCTAGTGTTCCATAGGTTATCTTCGATATCGAAATATCTTTGTCTGGCATCTTGGAATGCGACGGCAAGAGTGAGTCCCTGGAGCTGTTCTATGCTTTGCTCTTTTGATCGAAGAACTCTAACGCCTGGTAGTCCGTCGGTGGGATTGACGTtggaagaagccatgatTGAAAGCATAGCATTGGCGTAGATAGTCCCCATGTTTGTAATAATCCTAGCTTTATCGTCCTTGTCATCTTGCGTGATGCATAAAGCATCGATCCAAATATAGCGGATACCGAGCTCTCTCGTGACCTTGATAGCATCAATAATAGTTTGCGGAAGTTCGACGCTGTTACCTAGACCTCCAGGTCTGCTAAGCTGGTCTTTTGTTTGGGTAGTATACTGTGTCTGACTTCCAGTCCCCCAGACATAAGAAAGGCAGATGTAGTCACATGGTGTATCGACCTCCTTCACACAATTATCGACGGTGTCGATAACTCGTAGCGTGCCCATGAGAGGTTTTAGATATTCAGTAGAATCAGTTTCTGCTGATTTATGATCCTTGTTGCACGCCTGAAGCCACTGTCGAAGGCGAAGTATATCAGCAGCATCATTTTGAACCACGAGACCCTGAAGAGGCTTTGACTGACTCCTCTCGCTCTGCACTGGATGTATCACAAATCTTGAAACCTTTGAATGGTCAAGATCCGAGAATTCTACTTCCAGCCTTAGAGCAAACTCCGGCCCGTCGTCCAAGGTGCTGATACTCAACTGCATCCCTGGCCAATCATCAGGATGAACATCCGCGAGTATCCCATCCTGAATAACCGTCTTCCGGATCAATCTGCAGAAGGAACAATGGCTATCCTCATCCATGACCTTGGGAATGCCATACACAGAGATGCGGGACTGTCCTGGTAATTGATTTCCCGGTAGACCTCGTTGAGATAGAAGCACTCTGAAATCAATGTGTCGACACATATCGCACAAATATTCAGCATCCGTCTGTTCAAGAACAGGAGGATCAGGAATAAACCACTCCTCATCACGGCCATCAGAGTCTTGAAACAACCCCCATCTTTGTATAAACTGATGATGCTTATACTGATCAAACTTGGCCGTCTCTTCGTCCTTGACTTTCTCATCCGACTGGTCTCCAGATTCTTCCTCAACGGAAGAAATACGGATGCTGATTCGACTCAGCTCTTCATCCGTCATACTATCAACATctggtttcttttcttgtaTGGCCTTATCGACAGTCTCGAGACTTTGTCTTCCCCTTTTCTCGCCGAAACTCTCCCAATCACGGATCATAGCCGCAGTCTCTGGTGATTGGTCCAAGATCTTtccatctctttcttctaGGGCTTTTCTGAGTACTGTTCTTGTGGTATGGTCGCGAATGTTTTTGGAAACGACTGATTTCAGGTTCGGCGCCATTATGAATGTGTTTCCTAGCGTGTATATCCAAACTGAAGTGAGAGAGAAAATGAGGTTAAAAGAGAAAACCAGGGGCTTTGGCTGGTCTTATATCTGCCGAGTTCCGTAGGATTTCTAGCTGCGGAGTGTGATCCTTGCATTTCTGGCCGCTTTTCCTACTGCGCCACGGACACGGACACGGACTTGAAATACACTAAAGCTCTAggcgaggaaagaaaactcaggaccttgatcctaactgataaaaaagacttgggtaaatTTGCAGaaatttaggataccttttactgagtttatttgaCACCCTTTCTTCACCTTCGAGGATGCTATATCCTCAGATCCTGACGACCACTGGCTCCCTGACCGACTTCCAGTCACTTCCGCCAGTACgccttctctcttctcagaCTGCTGCGATACAGACGCGTTGAATGGGCTATCAAGAATAAGTCATCAATGCACTGTATTATGAGATTCATAGCTAATTTGTGGATAGACATGACAATCAATACGATGATGGCGAGCATGCGCCGTAAAGCTGAAGCCGACATCGAGCGGAACAAGGAACGGAGACGTGAGTTGTTtttgaacaagaagaagcgaagaaTTCCAACAGATAAGCTTATTGCTCGTGGCCTGGTCGAGAAGATGAACTAGGACAAATATAAAATCTACCGGTGCCATATCGGCGCCCCAGGAATCCAACCCTTCACCCTCTGGCATACCAACAAATCCTGGGcaccctcctcatcctcccccTTCGACCCAATCGTAGCATAAATCGTGAATCCACATCTCTCCAACGTCTCAATCAACTTGAGCAGTATGATCCTCGTTTGGACAGTGTCTGTCCCTGAAGGATTCCATGGCATGTTTGCAAGATGTGCCTTGAAGCGGTCAGGTGTGATTTCTTTGCGTCTTACATCACGACCAAAGATCTGTAAGATCGCGTCTGTGAGGTCTTTGGGTGGTGAGTCTATGATCTTGAGTTTATCGCTGTTGTCGAATGATATGCAGATCCAGTCGCACGGCGGTGGAATGGGATCTTGCTTTCTAAAGATAAGTGAATCTGATATGTTAGTTAAGTTCATATAAAATAGTCAGAGAACATACCTTTGCTCTCAGACTTGAGCGTAATCTCCATAGCCCCCTGCAACACCCACCCCATATCAAACAACTTCTCCAGAattctcaacatcaatctCCTCGAATCATCATTCCCACCAGACCTATGCAGCCAAGGTCTTCCGCGAAGCCTGAACTCCATTGACTCCCCGTAGGGCTGCACATGTGAGATACCAGCTGGCCATCGTGCTGCAACGACTTCTTTGATGGCTGATACTTCTGCTTCTGTGAAGTTGATGAGACGGATGCGGTCAAACATGTTGAAGGTCATGCAGGCGAATTGGGTTTGGAACATTGGCGGTGGTGAGGCCATTGTTTCTTGGAATGATGGGGGGAGGTCGGGAACCTTTTCGGGCATTTCTGCGGGAGTGTCTGTGGCTTTGGAAGAAGACATTTTAAAATGAATTTACAAATTGAGGGCTGATGCTGAATGATGAGAAATACTGTGTTTTGGGCTGTGTGCAAATTAATGTTGCGTGGAAATGTATCGCTTCAAGCTGGGAATAGCGTCATTTGTTAACGTTAAAAGAACACCGAAAACCTTCTAGAAGCGAGTGGGTTCTGCGTGTTTTATACAGAGTACCTCGTCCTGTTGGTCCTGCCTTACCGTGGCTGTGCGGGCCGTGAGGCGCAGCAGGATCACCACCCACCACCAGCATGATTATTCCCATAAGTTAAAGCAGTTGGCTACTAATAGACTGTGCTAGCCCTGCTGTACTTTCCAACAATATATACCCCCTCAGCGAAATgatatataaagctaggcCAGCGATCTCGAAGACTACAACAACCAGGCTGGCAATAAATGTATAGGACTTGACAGTATCAGTAATGGTTAAAATACCAATAGCCCGAGGATTCTCTTACCAGTTCTATACATAGAGTTGCCCAGCTTTGCCGCGACCTATTCTGGCATGACCAAGACCATAGGTCACTGTTACTCTGAAGCACTTCTTTGTCGATGATCAGGTAAATAGTTGCAATAACCCAAGCTGCAATCACAGTACTAGAGCTAGCCAGCACGGCGACAGTATGTACCCAGCCGTCACGCAATGATTGGGGCTATCCTGATGTTAGAATATTGTGAAAGGGCTTTAGGTGGTCTTTTATAAACTcacaaggctgagatgagcTGCTATGGCTATTACCTGGACAAAGGATGCAAATACTGCAATTGCCAGCATTAACCAAGTCGAGAACATGTTGACCGCTCTCCAGCCATCCTCATTTCTACTCCCAGATTTATCCCAAACATTAACTCCATGAATAAGTAAACTCAGAATACTCAGATCGAGTAAAAGGATCAAGATGCGCAGGCAGAGTCTGACGGTATCGAAAGCACCCCGACGCTTATTCCGCGCACGACGCCTCCTGAGGAGAACATGTTGATCGGAGACCGTATGAAATGTCTTTGTACCGTAGTCATCGCCGACTTCGTCATGAGGGTCGAGCCGGTTTGAGTATGACTCGTAGGCAGGGGTTACACTAAGGTCCATGATGGTTGAGTATTGGGTCTTGGATGTGACTAGCTTGGTTCGGGCTCTTCAAGTGGAATTATGTGCGCGGGCTGTCATCTTCTTATGCTGTGATAATCAATGGTAACTTTACGAATTTTCATGTAGTAGTATCCCGATCATGTCAGCCGCAATTCGGCAACACCGTTCTTTAAGCCTTGTCCCCTCGGATGACCCAATTATTTATCATCTAGACAATGTAAGTAAGCTGACTATCAGCCGTCACGATAAAGCTTGATATTTTACCTACAATATGCTCACTGCATGTCGGCCAATCTAGACCATTTGGGGTTGCAGAGCTGGGACTTGGTGGGGTAGCTCCCCGCAGCCCCTCTAGAGAAAACTCGCTTATTGCAGAACCTGGATACAGTCcccaggggttacaaatgtgcatttccgcgatttaaatagg contains:
- a CDS encoding hypothetical protein (EggNog:ENOG41); the encoded protein is MAPNLKSVVSKNIRDHTTRTVLRKALEERDGKILDQSPETAAMIRDWESFGEKRGRQSLETVDKAIQEKKPDVDSMTDEELSRISIRISSVEEESGDQSDEKVKDEETAKFDQYKHHQFIQRWGLFQDSDGRDEEWFIPDPPVLEQTDAEYLCDMCRHIDFRVLLSQRGLPGNQLPGQSRISVYGIPKVMDEDSHCSFCRLIRKTVIQDGILADVHPDDWPGMQLSISTLDDGPEFALRLEVEFSDLDHSKVSRFVIHPVQSERSQSKPLQGLVVQNDAADILRLRQWLQACNKDHKSAETDSTEYLKPLMGTLRVIDTVDNCVKEVDTPCDYICLSYVWGTGSQTQYTTQTKDQLSRPGGLGNSVELPQTIIDAIKVTRELGIRYIWIDALCITQDDKDDKARIITNMGTIYANAMLSIMASSNVNPTDGLPGVRVLRSKEQSIEQLQGLTLAVAFQDARQRYFDIEDNLWNTRAWTFQERVLSRRSVYFTDAQMCFVCPHGACFEDTVPVSDPISYTITPFNDHLQLTSRVHNLWMRIWSDPTQAAYINKAFATEDDMTIFIGEDPTTSEASEDGAPLYKSKAIPSSDTIDAPLIKGYTLWEAYAHAVDAYTKRNMTWQSDAVNAFIGIADLIRCGTNTKFWHAMPEFALTRSLLWYPREPLSRRRSPDGKILFPSWTWAAWQGHVTYRGRGFHNAVCYAPVSMIMWLKSATVDEFMETFVQVERTQEEIDEKRRQAENSRLLLHKTDLWSLLHIDCYEHGWAVEHNEDRNEHLFMHEAYPGMKFEFPINLPDEPIVELPFEDTLYFRAKAVSVRLCEKPSESYLSSPIQDNFIQIGVNDEDRSASNRRPWQRILYHQGYRAGSLSLNVSLEQLNIPSTAEEVQDSPVKYILVAISRDSLSYVAPPPIGWEMYWDGDPMRMQYEILQEEWLQRRRLPDTPDESVKPSTEKINETGDPRWDMGRFGTTSVLDVCNVLLLRETRDGISERVGVGKINYSAFFAAKPEPDVFYLR